The Virgibacillus dokdonensis genome includes a window with the following:
- the paaD gene encoding 1,2-phenylacetyl-CoA epoxidase subunit PaaD, protein MTKNLLLKKEVQQVLQQVTDPEMPYISIVELGMLENIAMKRDGFVQVELLPTFSGCPALNMIQADVKEKVKKRLLDWNDELEVEVTFRFHPPWTTDRITETGKEKLRQNGVSPPPASFTAGEPWKIPCPYCHSMYTTMDNIFGPTACRSILYCNACKNPFEAMKPIANLFEGVENKWLN, encoded by the coding sequence ATGACGAAAAACTTACTTCTAAAGAAAGAAGTACAGCAAGTATTACAGCAAGTAACTGATCCAGAAATGCCGTATATTAGTATCGTTGAATTAGGCATGTTGGAAAACATAGCAATGAAAAGGGACGGTTTTGTTCAAGTGGAGCTATTACCAACATTTAGTGGATGTCCAGCTTTAAATATGATTCAAGCAGATGTAAAAGAAAAAGTGAAAAAGCGCTTGTTAGATTGGAACGATGAATTAGAGGTTGAAGTTACATTTCGTTTTCATCCTCCGTGGACAACGGATCGCATTACGGAAACGGGGAAAGAAAAATTAAGACAAAATGGAGTTTCACCCCCACCTGCTTCTTTTACTGCGGGTGAACCTTGGAAGATTCCATGCCCTTATTGTCATTCCATGTATACAACGATGGATAATATATTTGGACCAACAGCATGCCGAAGTATTCTTTATTGTAATGCGTGTAAAAACCCATTTGAAGCAATGAAACCCATTGCTAATTTATTTGAAGGAGTGGAAAATAAATGGTTAAATTAA
- the paaC gene encoding 1,2-phenylacetyl-CoA epoxidase subunit PaaC, translating into MQREDMVLCELLYQLADDNFILAYRGSEWLGMAPHIEEDVAFSSINQDMMGHAVMYYQLLEELGAGDVDTLSHCREPESFRNAILLERKNGLGHYLKNPNYDWANTVVRHYLFSVLKQIRLESLYHSSYEPLKQVAEKISSEHYYHSMHWETWFTQLMASTKEARHRMENAINSCWQEFDGVISLGRYGKEICDYQLIAQEDKLRNEWLRRVCDTFGEMQFSPKTSLGMESGNGRNGEHTEDLTEALEVLSEVYGGDKQAVSW; encoded by the coding sequence TTGCAACGAGAAGATATGGTTTTGTGTGAATTACTTTATCAATTAGCAGATGATAATTTCATTCTAGCCTATCGTGGCTCGGAATGGCTCGGAATGGCGCCTCATATTGAGGAGGATGTTGCTTTTTCATCCATCAATCAAGATATGATGGGGCATGCGGTCATGTATTATCAATTGTTAGAGGAATTAGGAGCGGGCGATGTTGATACGTTATCACATTGTAGAGAGCCAGAATCCTTTCGAAATGCTATTCTTTTAGAGCGGAAGAACGGATTAGGCCATTATTTAAAAAATCCCAATTATGATTGGGCCAATACGGTAGTTCGCCATTATTTGTTCAGTGTGTTGAAACAAATTCGCTTAGAATCTCTATATCATTCTAGTTATGAGCCTTTGAAACAAGTAGCAGAGAAAATCTCATCAGAGCATTACTACCATTCTATGCATTGGGAAACTTGGTTCACACAATTAATGGCGAGTACGAAAGAAGCCCGTCATCGTATGGAAAATGCTATCAACTCATGTTGGCAAGAGTTTGACGGAGTAATCTCTTTAGGTAGATACGGTAAAGAAATATGTGATTATCAGTTGATAGCGCAAGAAGACAAATTGCGAAATGAATGGTTAAGAAGAGTTTGTGATACATTTGGTGAAATGCAATTTTCACCCAAGACATCTCTTGGCATGGAAAGTGGAAATGGACGCAATGGAGAACATACGGAAGATTTAACGGAAGCTTTGGAAGTGTTGAGTGAAGTATACGGAGGTGATAAGCAAGCAGTTTCTTGGTAA
- the paaB gene encoding 1,2-phenylacetyl-CoA epoxidase subunit PaaB, translating into MASEQFYEAFEVFSRKRDGLPLEHRFSLTAPNKEMAYIMAKENFFRREAVKELWVVSRKEVRKMTQEEREAFQFMDNKAYRETRGYVDLPKKWKEFNHDTKVKEG; encoded by the coding sequence ATGGCAAGTGAACAATTTTATGAAGCGTTTGAAGTTTTTAGCAGGAAAAGGGATGGCTTACCTTTAGAACACCGATTTAGCTTAACAGCACCCAACAAGGAAATGGCTTATATCATGGCGAAAGAAAATTTTTTTCGGCGTGAAGCCGTGAAAGAATTGTGGGTTGTAAGTCGAAAAGAAGTTAGGAAGATGACCCAAGAAGAAAGAGAAGCCTTTCAATTCATGGATAATAAAGCTTATCGGGAAACTCGTGGCTATGTAGATCTCCCTAAGAAATGGAAAGAATTTAATCATGATACAAAAGTGAAGGAGGGATAA
- the paaA gene encoding 1,2-phenylacetyl-CoA epoxidase subunit PaaA encodes MVLTPFHQLTADEKYDHFMERIEKGEKIEAEDWMPDEYRKALIRLISMHGISEIMGALPEKEWVPKAPTLHRKLAIMAKVQDEMGHGQLLLRVVEDLIQPLGKTRDHIMEDLFTKRLKFHNVFHMPAPSWGDAAIIAWLVDGAAILSQTMMLNTSYGPYGRALKRICQEESFHAKHGESLTLALASGTEKQKTMLQEALHRWWESLLTFFGPKSKQETGHTNVDIGIKYKLRTKTNEQLRQEFLRKYVPKIQLLGLSIPDEQLRFDEDTQEWRYTEPDWQKFKRIVAGNGPKSDERLALRRNSYVNSQWVRDALKQYKEQASEHVG; translated from the coding sequence ATGGTTTTAACTCCTTTTCACCAATTAACAGCTGATGAAAAATATGATCATTTTATGGAAAGGATTGAAAAAGGTGAAAAAATAGAGGCGGAAGATTGGATGCCAGACGAATATAGAAAGGCATTGATACGTTTAATTTCGATGCATGGGATTAGTGAAATTATGGGGGCACTCCCTGAAAAAGAATGGGTACCTAAGGCGCCAACTTTACATCGAAAATTAGCTATTATGGCTAAAGTTCAGGATGAAATGGGGCATGGTCAGTTGCTGTTACGCGTCGTAGAAGATTTAATCCAACCATTGGGGAAAACAAGAGACCATATTATGGAGGATTTATTTACAAAGCGACTTAAATTTCATAATGTCTTTCATATGCCTGCACCATCATGGGGAGATGCAGCTATTATTGCTTGGTTAGTGGATGGAGCGGCTATTTTATCACAAACGATGATGTTAAATACTTCTTATGGACCATATGGAAGAGCATTGAAAAGAATTTGTCAGGAGGAATCCTTCCATGCGAAACATGGGGAAAGCTTAACACTAGCTTTGGCTAGTGGAACGGAAAAACAAAAAACCATGTTACAGGAAGCACTTCATCGTTGGTGGGAATCGTTATTAACCTTTTTTGGCCCGAAATCAAAGCAAGAAACAGGTCACACCAATGTTGATATTGGTATAAAGTATAAACTTCGAACAAAAACAAATGAGCAATTACGGCAAGAATTTTTAAGGAAATATGTACCAAAAATTCAATTACTTGGATTAAGCATTCCAGACGAACAGTTGCGTTTTGATGAAGATACACAAGAGTGGCGTTATACAGAGCCAGATTGGCAGAAATTTAAAAGAATAGTAGCTGGGAATGGACCAAAATCAGATGAAAGGCTAGCTTTACGCAGGAATTCTTATGTAAATAGTCAATGGGTTCGGGATGCGTTAAAACAATACAAAGAACAAGCAAGTGAACATGTTGGATGA
- a CDS encoding phenylacetate--CoA ligase family protein — translation MFYNQRMETLPRESMEKLQLSRLKKTVQTVYDKTPYYHKKFAALNLTPNDIQSLEDIQKLPFTQKKDLRDNYPFQLFALPISGIERIHASSGTSGKPTVVGYTRNDLEVWAEIVARAIVACGGNKHRILQNAFGYGLFTGGLGLHYGSEKLGMATVPVSGGNTERQVLLIEDFKPSVIVGTPSYILNIADKMEQLGKDPLKTSLQYGIFGAEPWSEKMRKELEERLGIKAMDIYGLSEVMGPGISCECLQAQSGLHVADDHFYVEVIHPDTLDPVREGEEGELVFTSLTKEAFPIIRYRTGDIASITKEPCICGRTTTRMSRVKGRIDDMLIVRGVNVYPTEIESALLEMQELEPHYQLYVVNQGSLDKVLLKVEINETMYRQLDGNLEHEKIKALSDQVFQQLKSKCLVSIDVSIEHPGTIPRSMGKAIRVVRDSGIKI, via the coding sequence ATGTTTTATAACCAAAGAATGGAAACGCTTCCTAGAGAAAGTATGGAAAAACTTCAATTATCAAGACTTAAAAAAACAGTGCAAACCGTTTACGATAAAACCCCTTATTATCATAAAAAATTTGCAGCATTAAATCTAACCCCAAACGACATTCAATCCTTAGAAGATATTCAGAAATTACCATTTACGCAAAAGAAAGATCTGCGAGATAATTATCCATTCCAATTATTTGCATTACCAATAAGTGGAATTGAAAGAATCCATGCTTCTAGCGGTACAAGCGGGAAACCGACTGTTGTAGGATACACTAGAAACGATTTGGAAGTATGGGCGGAAATTGTTGCTAGAGCAATTGTTGCTTGTGGAGGAAATAAGCATCGTATTCTACAAAATGCATTTGGTTATGGTTTGTTTACTGGTGGGCTTGGTTTACATTATGGATCAGAAAAACTAGGAATGGCCACCGTTCCCGTTTCAGGAGGAAATACAGAAAGGCAAGTGTTATTAATAGAAGATTTTAAGCCTAGTGTCATTGTTGGTACTCCTTCCTATATTTTAAATATTGCTGACAAAATGGAACAATTAGGAAAAGACCCCCTAAAAACCAGCTTGCAATATGGAATATTTGGTGCTGAACCTTGGTCAGAGAAAATGCGCAAAGAGTTAGAAGAAAGATTGGGAATTAAAGCCATGGACATTTATGGATTAAGTGAAGTGATGGGGCCTGGAATTTCCTGTGAATGTTTACAAGCACAATCTGGTCTGCATGTCGCTGATGATCATTTTTATGTGGAGGTCATTCATCCAGATACGTTGGACCCCGTACGAGAAGGAGAAGAAGGGGAGCTTGTTTTTACTAGTTTAACCAAAGAAGCTTTTCCGATTATTCGTTATCGTACTGGTGATATAGCTTCCATTACGAAAGAACCTTGTATATGCGGCAGAACAACAACGAGAATGTCACGTGTAAAAGGAAGAATTGATGATATGCTTATTGTTCGTGGCGTGAATGTTTACCCGACGGAGATAGAGAGCGCTCTATTAGAGATGCAGGAGCTAGAACCACATTATCAGCTTTATGTTGTGAATCAAGGCTCATTAGATAAAGTGTTGTTAAAAGTAGAGATCAATGAAACGATGTACCGACAATTAGATGGGAATTTAGAACACGAAAAAATAAAAGCGCTTTCTGATCAAGTTTTTCAACAATTAAAAAGTAAATGTCTCGTTAGTATAGATGTGAGCATTGAACATCCTGGTACGATCCCTCGGTCGATGGGGAAAGCGATTCGTGTTGTTAGAGACAGCGGAATAAAAATTTAA
- a CDS encoding indolepyruvate ferredoxin oxidoreductase subunit alpha: protein MAFVITSPCSFEKSAECVEVCPVDAIHSGNEMYYIDPDICIDCAACEPVCPVQAIYAEEDVPEKEKEYMNKGSGRPFSNVANGTKQLKF, encoded by the coding sequence ATGGCGTTTGTTATTACATCTCCTTGCTCTTTTGAAAAGTCTGCTGAGTGTGTAGAAGTTTGTCCTGTAGATGCGATTCATTCAGGAAATGAAATGTACTACATAGATCCTGACATATGCATAGACTGTGCAGCATGTGAGCCAGTTTGCCCAGTTCAAGCTATATATGCAGAAGAAGACGTCCCTGAAAAAGAGAAGGAATACATGAACAAAGGCTCGGGGCGCCCGTTTAGCAACGTAGCCAATGGAACGAAGCAACTGAAGTTTTAG
- a CDS encoding NAD(P)/FAD-dependent oxidoreductase — protein sequence MYDVTIIGGGPIGLFAAFYGGLRQMKVKIIESLPHLGGQLSALYPEKYIHDVAAYPKVKAQELIDQLTEQAMQFNPHVVLQQTVENVVKVNNQYFQLATDKEVHYSKTILITAGIGAFEPRRIKLANAHTYEGKNLHYFVQDVNRYKDKNVCILGGGDSAVDWAMMIEPTAKNVKVIHRREQFRAHEHTVSKLFDSKVDVFTPFQLHEIVGDGKIEEITIQNVKDSEMMKIPLDELIASYGFISSLGPIKNWGLEFVKNAIQVDSAMNTNIQGIYAAGDVVTFYGKVKLIASGFGDAVTAISSAKTYIDPKSRHQPQHSTTLFEKWEKMKS from the coding sequence ATGTATGATGTAACGATTATAGGTGGTGGGCCAATAGGTTTATTTGCTGCTTTTTATGGGGGGTTACGACAGATGAAAGTGAAAATCATCGAAAGTTTACCTCATTTAGGTGGGCAATTGTCTGCATTATATCCTGAAAAGTACATTCATGATGTTGCGGCATATCCGAAAGTGAAGGCACAAGAATTAATTGATCAGCTAACGGAACAAGCAATGCAATTTAATCCCCATGTTGTATTACAGCAAACGGTAGAAAATGTAGTGAAGGTTAATAATCAATATTTTCAACTTGCTACAGACAAAGAAGTGCATTATTCAAAAACAATTCTTATTACTGCTGGTATAGGAGCCTTTGAACCTCGACGAATAAAATTAGCAAATGCACATACATACGAAGGAAAGAACTTACACTATTTTGTTCAAGATGTAAATCGTTATAAGGATAAAAACGTTTGTATATTAGGTGGTGGAGATTCAGCGGTAGATTGGGCAATGATGATTGAGCCAACGGCGAAAAATGTGAAAGTTATTCACCGAAGAGAGCAATTCAGGGCCCACGAACATACTGTTTCTAAACTGTTTGACTCTAAGGTTGACGTATTTACTCCCTTTCAATTACATGAAATTGTAGGCGACGGAAAAATAGAAGAAATTACTATCCAAAACGTAAAAGACTCAGAAATGATGAAAATTCCGTTAGACGAATTAATCGCTAGTTACGGCTTTATATCTTCTTTAGGTCCGATTAAAAATTGGGGGCTAGAATTTGTGAAAAATGCTATTCAAGTAGATTCAGCTATGAATACGAATATCCAAGGTATTTATGCTGCTGGCGATGTTGTTACCTTTTACGGAAAAGTGAAGTTAATTGCTTCAGGATTTGGTGATGCAGTTACTGCAATTAGTAGTGCTAAAACGTATATAGACCCTAAATCTAGGCATCAACCCCAACATAGCACAACTTTATTTGAAAAGTGGGAAAAAATGAAAAGTTAA
- a CDS encoding L-fuculose-phosphate aldolase: MKYLKEERKQIVAYGKKLIDAGLTVGTGGNISIFDKEAGLMGITPSGIDYHQLREQDIIIMDLYGNVVEGELKPSSEFQMHSIVYKNRCDVTAMVHTHALYSTTISCLNVDLPAIDYLVAHSGGKNIRCAAYATYGTRELAENALEAMKDRKAVLLANHGINVVGSSLAEAYAITEQLEFCARLYWQSKAIGDPIILADEEMTMMVERFKDYGQPKDTLK, from the coding sequence ATGAAATATTTAAAAGAAGAACGAAAACAAATTGTTGCATATGGAAAGAAATTGATTGATGCTGGCTTAACGGTTGGAACTGGTGGGAATATTAGTATCTTTGATAAAGAAGCTGGGCTAATGGGGATTACACCAAGTGGAATCGATTATCATCAATTGAGGGAGCAAGATATTATTATTATGGATTTGTATGGTAATGTGGTGGAAGGTGAGTTAAAGCCTTCGAGTGAATTTCAAATGCATTCCATTGTTTATAAAAATAGATGCGATGTAACTGCAATGGTTCATACACATGCTCTGTATTCCACAACAATATCTTGCTTAAATGTTGATTTACCAGCTATCGATTACCTTGTTGCACACAGTGGAGGAAAAAATATTCGTTGTGCTGCATACGCAACATATGGCACAAGGGAATTGGCTGAAAATGCACTTGAAGCTATGAAAGATAGAAAAGCAGTTTTATTAGCAAATCATGGTATTAATGTAGTTGGCAGTTCTCTTGCAGAAGCTTATGCTATTACAGAGCAACTGGAATTTTGTGCAAGGTTGTACTGGCAGTCCAAAGCAATTGGTGATCCCATCATATTAGCCGACGAGGAAATGACGATGATGGTAGAAAGATTTAAAGATTATGGCCAACCTAAAGATACGCTAAAGTGA
- a CDS encoding class II aldolase/adducin family protein — MLYQREREQLAKIVRNMFSRYETNTAGGNVSVRVNNQHIIMTPTHMSQEYHCNISPYQVLVVDMDENIVEGDGKITREINMHMACYKHNQQIGCVLHAHALKSMVFATMGMDMPNLTESTQKFGDIPCLDFAPATSKDLADTVKHHMENKALDSITNVMLLNKHGVLITDTNLIKAYDNLGRLEYNAYIAEKALLFDKLGICTIKNKSLNYNLDE, encoded by the coding sequence TTGTTGTATCAAAGAGAAAGAGAACAGTTGGCTAAAATTGTGAGAAACATGTTCTCTCGCTATGAGACAAATACAGCTGGTGGCAATGTTAGCGTTAGGGTGAATAATCAACATATTATTATGACACCAACCCATATGTCTCAAGAATACCATTGTAATATTTCCCCATACCAAGTTTTAGTGGTAGATATGGATGAAAATATTGTCGAAGGTGACGGGAAAATTACAAGAGAAATTAATATGCATATGGCATGTTATAAACACAATCAACAGATTGGCTGTGTACTTCATGCACACGCACTTAAATCAATGGTGTTTGCGACAATGGGAATGGATATGCCTAATTTAACAGAATCAACGCAAAAGTTTGGCGATATACCATGTTTAGATTTTGCTCCTGCGACTTCAAAAGATTTAGCGGATACAGTTAAACATCATATGGAGAATAAAGCTTTAGATTCAATAACAAACGTTATGTTATTGAATAAGCATGGCGTGTTAATTACGGATACTAATTTAATAAAAGCTTATGATAATCTTGGACGTTTGGAATACAATGCATACATTGCTGAAAAAGCGTTATTATTTGATAAGTTAGGTATTTGTACGATTAAAAATAAATCTTTGAACTATAACTTAGATGAATAA
- a CDS encoding PTS galactitol transporter subunit IIC, whose protein sequence is MELLNTIFSYILDLGASVFVPAVMLLIGIFVKMKFKNALSAAITLGVAFLGMNLVIGFMLDALTPAAQALAERTGIELTAVDGGWTTAASLSWAWPYAFLLFPIQLVINGVMLLINKTKTLNVDLWNVWGKIFTAVLIYGVTGSMYVALIGSAIVIIFELVFADLNQKQIETLTNIPGVTSSHNFFLIGTLLMPIDWMLRKFKVFNKEMDANALRDKIGIFAENHVMGFIIGLLLGLAAGYSIADSLILSMQAAAALTLFPMVAKLFMQALSPLSEAINDYMKKRFKGREIFIGLDWPILAGSSEAWVVMTILVPITLFFALILPANAVLPFAGILNIGLAVPALIVTGGNLLRMLVICTITTPIFLYAATYFADIMTDLAHSTKAVELEAGQQITWSTVEYPVFRYILTELGSFSIIGLALAAVWVLGFILYRKEMLKRTEELKAQG, encoded by the coding sequence AAACACAATATTTTCATATATTTTAGATTTAGGTGCTTCTGTATTTGTTCCGGCAGTTATGTTATTAATTGGTATTTTTGTAAAAATGAAATTTAAAAATGCTTTAAGTGCAGCCATTACTTTAGGTGTAGCTTTTTTAGGAATGAATCTTGTGATTGGCTTCATGCTTGATGCTTTAACACCAGCTGCGCAAGCTTTAGCAGAGAGAACAGGCATTGAATTAACTGCTGTTGATGGGGGATGGACGACCGCCGCTTCATTGTCTTGGGCTTGGCCATATGCATTTCTTCTATTTCCTATTCAGCTTGTTATTAATGGAGTGATGCTACTGATAAATAAGACAAAAACGTTGAATGTTGACTTATGGAACGTATGGGGGAAGATTTTTACAGCTGTGCTTATATACGGTGTAACAGGAAGTATGTATGTCGCTCTTATTGGTTCAGCTATAGTAATCATTTTTGAATTGGTATTTGCTGATTTGAACCAAAAACAAATTGAGACATTGACTAATATTCCGGGAGTTACAAGTTCTCATAACTTTTTTTTAATCGGTACATTACTAATGCCAATTGATTGGATGTTACGGAAATTTAAAGTGTTTAATAAAGAGATGGATGCCAATGCTTTAAGAGACAAAATTGGTATTTTTGCGGAAAATCATGTAATGGGTTTTATTATTGGGTTGCTTTTAGGATTGGCTGCTGGTTATTCCATCGCTGACTCACTCATTTTGTCTATGCAAGCAGCTGCTGCGCTAACATTATTCCCGATGGTAGCTAAACTATTTATGCAAGCGTTATCTCCATTGTCAGAAGCAATTAATGATTATATGAAGAAACGCTTTAAAGGTAGAGAAATTTTTATTGGGCTTGATTGGCCAATACTAGCTGGATCTAGTGAGGCATGGGTAGTAATGACTATTTTAGTTCCAATTACGTTATTCTTTGCTCTTATATTACCAGCAAATGCAGTTCTACCTTTCGCGGGAATCTTAAACATTGGATTAGCGGTACCCGCATTAATTGTAACAGGTGGAAACTTATTACGGATGTTAGTAATCTGTACAATTACTACACCAATATTTCTGTATGCTGCTACCTATTTTGCTGATATTATGACAGATTTAGCCCATTCAACCAAAGCCGTTGAATTAGAAGCGGGTCAGCAAATTACTTGGAGTACAGTGGAGTACCCAGTATTTCGGTATATTTTAACGGAGCTTGGTAGTTTTAGCATAATTGGACTGGCTTTAGCTGCTGTATGGGTATTAGGTTTTATCCTGTATCGAAAAGAAATGTTGAAGAGAACAGAAGAATTAAAGGCACAAGGATAG